In a single window of the Candidatus Hydrogenedentota bacterium genome:
- the fliS gene encoding flagellar export chaperone FliS, with translation MSAAAQYNAYKRVDVETASQGKLIVMLFNGAIQRAEEAKRQLAKGRTDGVHNNLLRAQDIVAELRSALDMKVAIAKQLDCIYEYFQHLLIKANIRKDCAPLEEAIAHLTTMRNTWQEAFAKAVTEDANDRAKPLDTHGASLINVQG, from the coding sequence ATGTCAGCAGCAGCCCAGTACAATGCCTACAAGCGCGTCGACGTCGAGACGGCATCGCAGGGGAAACTCATCGTGATGTTGTTCAACGGCGCCATTCAACGCGCGGAAGAGGCCAAGCGCCAGCTCGCCAAGGGGCGCACAGACGGCGTACACAACAATCTGCTCCGGGCGCAGGATATCGTCGCGGAACTGCGCAGCGCGCTGGACATGAAGGTCGCGATTGCCAAGCAACTGGATTGCATTTACGAGTACTTCCAGCATCTGCTGATCAAGGCAAACATCCGCAAGGATTGCGCGCCGCTCGAGGAAGCCATCGCACACCTGACCACAATGCGAAACACGTGGCAAGAGGCGTTTGCGAAGGCGGTGACCGAAGACGCCAACGATCGGGCGAAGCCGCTCGACACGCACGGCGCGAGCCTGATTAACGTGCAGGGCTAA
- a CDS encoding methyltransferase domain-containing protein, giving the protein MRDSGKPILTSDQYSAESLRRYEWVFGKDFLSSGAQEMAKRAAQYFGIRPGFRVLDVGSGLGGAAFYFSGSCGATILGLDILPEMVAEARNRAETQGVTGVTFVCANVLTISIPAHSFDAVHSKDSFLHIRDKIGLARRLLQVLVPGGRLFFTDYLRGRARGSDEFESYAAGSAYELSTGEDYAASLLEAGFVDIEQVDWTGRLVEILWADIDRLRSAGPAKQELPQLDVDYLLERWQLKVRCLQSGDMRWASFSARKPPLVYE; this is encoded by the coding sequence ATGCGTGACTCCGGCAAGCCGATCCTGACAAGCGACCAATACAGCGCCGAAAGCTTGAGGCGCTACGAGTGGGTATTCGGCAAAGACTTTCTCAGTTCTGGCGCGCAGGAGATGGCGAAGCGCGCCGCACAATACTTCGGAATCCGCCCCGGTTTTCGCGTACTCGACGTCGGCAGCGGTCTTGGCGGCGCTGCGTTCTATTTCTCCGGTTCATGCGGCGCCACCATCCTGGGGCTGGACATACTTCCTGAGATGGTCGCCGAGGCGCGAAATCGCGCCGAAACCCAAGGGGTGACCGGTGTAACCTTCGTATGTGCAAATGTGTTGACCATATCAATTCCCGCGCATTCGTTCGACGCCGTCCACAGCAAAGATTCGTTCCTGCACATTCGCGACAAGATCGGACTCGCACGGCGGCTCCTGCAAGTTCTGGTACCCGGCGGCCGACTGTTCTTCACCGATTATCTGCGCGGCCGTGCGCGCGGGAGCGACGAGTTTGAGTCGTACGCCGCCGGTTCTGCGTACGAATTATCGACTGGTGAGGACTATGCCGCGTCCTTGCTCGAAGCGGGATTCGTCGATATCGAGCAAGTCGACTGGACCGGGAGATTGGTCGAAATATTGTGGGCCGACATCGATCGGTTGCGCTCGGCGGGACCAGCCAAGCAGGAATTGCCGCAATTGGACGTGGACTACCTCTTGGAAAGATGGCAACTGAAAGTGCGGTGCCTACAATCCGGCGATATGCGGTGGGCGAGTTTCAGCGCGCGCAAGCCGCCGCTCGTGTACGAATGA
- the truA gene encoding tRNA pseudouridine(38-40) synthase TruA encodes MTMPSSMIVRATVRYIGTPFAGWQVQPDRPTVQGEIEKVLSEIANGPVRIHGAGRTDTGVHAIGQVCSFPWKAGADLDSLRRSLTRMLAPHIQISSLTEAPHDFHARKSAVGKKYWYCVSTARDPDPFSAPFTWTLPFGTDLDRLRALCARFAGTRDFAGFQCSGSEREDTVRRLIALDVSEGGIVVPSDARGLFAIRFHGDGFLYKMVRNITGTLVDVARGAVPESRIDELLASPGPYRGYTAPAHGLTLIEVLYA; translated from the coding sequence GTGACAATGCCGTCGAGCATGATCGTGCGCGCTACGGTGCGTTACATCGGTACCCCGTTTGCCGGGTGGCAGGTGCAACCCGACCGCCCGACCGTGCAAGGCGAGATCGAAAAGGTCCTCTCAGAAATTGCGAACGGCCCCGTACGTATCCACGGCGCCGGGCGCACCGACACCGGCGTCCACGCCATCGGACAGGTCTGCTCCTTTCCCTGGAAAGCCGGCGCCGATCTTGATTCTCTGCGGCGCTCGCTCACCAGGATGCTCGCGCCGCACATCCAAATCTCGTCCCTTACGGAAGCGCCGCACGACTTTCACGCGCGCAAGTCCGCAGTCGGGAAGAAGTACTGGTACTGCGTGTCGACCGCGCGCGATCCGGACCCATTCAGCGCGCCATTCACTTGGACTCTTCCATTCGGCACAGACCTCGACCGCTTGCGCGCACTATGCGCGCGGTTCGCCGGCACGCGCGACTTCGCCGGCTTTCAGTGCAGTGGTTCGGAGCGGGAGGACACCGTTCGCAGATTGATCGCTCTCGATGTCTCCGAAGGCGGAATCGTCGTGCCGAGCGACGCGCGCGGCCTGTTCGCGATCCGCTTTCACGGCGATGGCTTCCTCTACAAGATGGTGCGCAACATTACCGGCACCCTCGTAGACGTCGCGCGCGGCGCGGTCCCCGAGTCGCGCATTGACGAACTCCTTGCGTCGCCGGGACCCTATCGTGGCTACACCGCGCCCGCGCACGGCTTGACATTAATCGAGGTGCTGTATGCGTGA